One window of Nicotiana tomentosiformis chromosome 11, ASM39032v3, whole genome shotgun sequence genomic DNA carries:
- the LOC104121527 gene encoding zinc finger protein ZAT5-like yields the protein MSMDTTTENSDSFISNTDGIICGYSYNSGWGESMISDPNITSSPSRSVDDRASSGMQFNAYCNNCNKDGFELCLGLNIGGGEVNKVASVSSSVQTLMAVQRKIRSVNRGYSHNNKNSKSKPKVHECSICGLEFSLGQGLGGHMGRHRPLKIKATNNKVSFNTVDEIKEESRSIPLLLDLNWPAAPPPRDVAGRIRSSIFN from the exons ATGTCTATGGACACAACTACAGAAAATAGTGATTCCTTTATTTCTAATACTGATGGAATCATCTGCGGTTATTCTTATAATTCAGGATGGGGTGAAAGCATGATCTCAGATCCCAATATTACTTCGTCTCCTTCAAGGAGTGTAGACGACC GTGCATCTTCCGGGATGCAGTTTAATGCTTATTGCAATAACTGTAATAAAGATGGTTTTGAACTTTGTTTAGGTTTGAATATTGGTGGTGGGGAAGTGAACAAAGTAGCTAGCGTTAGCTCGTCTGTCCAAACCTTGATGGCAGTACAACGAAAAATCCGAAGTGTAAACAGAGGTTATTCACATAATAATAAGAATAGCAAAAGCAAGCCAAAGGTCCACGAGTGTTCAATTTGTGGGTTAGAGTTCTCATTAGGTCAAGGTTTGGGTGGTCACATGGGAAGACACAGACCACTTAAGATTAAAGCAACAAACAATAAGGTTTCCTTTAATACTGTTGATGAGATTAAGGAGGAGTCGAGAAGCATTCCATTGCTGCTTGATCTTAACTGGCCGGCGGCGCCACCGCCAAGAGATGTGGCGGGACGGATCAGATCTTCCATCTTTAACTAG
- the LOC104121522 gene encoding serine/arginine-rich SC35-like splicing factor SCL33 gives MRRRSYSPSPPRGYSRRGGRSPSPRGRYGGRSRDAPTSLLVRNLRHDCRPEDLRRPFGQFGPVKDIYLPRDYYTGQPRGFGFVQFVDPADAAEAKYQMDGQGFQGRQLTVVFAEENRKKPTEMRARERSGSGRSRSYDRRRYSPQYSRSPPPRYARSRSRSRGYIPKRRQYSRSVSPEEKRYNRERSYSHSPAGDISPPYNGSRSRSQTPVREHSPYDDGRRSRSRSPVKERSPVRGHSRSPSRSRSPDDVRYSRDPDHDVSPQH, from the exons ATGAGGAGACGGAGTTACAGCCCATCTCCACCGCGAGGTTATAGCAGGAGAGGCGGGAGGAGCCCGAGCCCCAGGGGTCGTTATGGTGGTCGTAGCAGAGATGCTCCGACTAGTCTCTTAGTTCGAAATCTTCGCCATGATTGTCG GCCAGAAGACCTAAGAAGGCCGTTCGGGCAATTTGGGCCTGTCAAGGACATTTATTTGCCCAGGGACTACTACACTGG TCAACCACGTGGCTTTGGATTTGTCCAGTTTGTGGATCCTGCTGATGCTGCAGAAGCTAAATATCAGATGGATGGGCAGGGTTTTCAAGGTCGGCAACTGACTGTGGTTTTTGCTGAGGAAAACAGGAAAAAGCCAACTGAAATGAGAGCTAGGGAACGTAGTGGAAG TGGTAGGAGCCGCAGCTATGATCGGAGACGgtactcacctcaatattccAGATCTCCACCTCCACGTTACGCAAGGTCACGATCCCGCAGCCGTGGCTATATTCCTAAAAGGAGGCAGTACTCTAG GTCTGTTTCACCTGAAGAGAAAAGATACAACCGTGAGAGATCATACTCGCATTCCCCTGCAGGGGACATTTCTCCACCGTATAATGGCTCAAGGAGTCGCAGTCAAACTCCAGTCAGAGAGCATTCACCATATGATGATGGTCGAAGGAGCCGCAGCAGAAGTCCAGTTAAGGAGCGTTCTCCGGTTAGGGGTCACAGCAGGAGCCCCAGTCGCAGCAGGAGCCCAGATGACGTTCGTTACTCGAGGGATCCAGATCATGACGTGTCTCCACAACACTGA